In Listeria cossartiae subsp. cossartiae, the following proteins share a genomic window:
- a CDS encoding DEAD/DEAH box helicase: protein MDIFPGRLYQEREIESTVGLAEVAAISNNKCFRCGNTNRHLFGKMSCASCEKDDCMYCRNCIVMGRVNSCQKLYYQQSKLLPETEDSLLNWSGILSPGQRKASDAVVTSLIEKKDMLLWAVAGSGKTEMMFEGMDWALRQGFRICLASPRVDVCLELHPRLQEVFPAQNVICLYGDSNDNYQGEQFVIATTHQLIRFYETFQVIFIDEVDAFPYAKDPFLEYAVRKARTKEGSTIIITATPEKKWQEECEAGKRNFVKIPGRYHRKKLPVPRTCWIGPWKKNLAKGEISPKLINWIKNVEMKNQPALIFFPEIEAMNQFAEALEANGFIRPVTVHSADELRKEKVEWLREGKIKLLLTTTILERGVTFTDVQVAVFGSEGRIFTEAALVQISGRAGRKISHPTGDVCFFHYGQTMEMKRAIAHIKKMNQLGVLEGMLDE, encoded by the coding sequence ATGGACATTTTCCCGGGTAGGTTATATCAAGAACGCGAAATAGAATCGACAGTAGGATTAGCCGAGGTGGCGGCAATTTCAAACAATAAATGCTTTCGCTGTGGAAATACAAATCGGCATTTATTTGGTAAAATGTCCTGCGCATCATGCGAGAAAGATGATTGCATGTATTGTCGAAATTGTATTGTTATGGGACGAGTAAATAGTTGTCAAAAATTATATTATCAACAATCTAAACTATTGCCGGAAACAGAAGACTCATTGTTGAATTGGTCGGGGATTTTATCGCCAGGACAACGAAAAGCGTCTGACGCGGTGGTTACCAGTTTAATAGAAAAGAAGGATATGCTCTTGTGGGCAGTTGCTGGATCTGGGAAAACGGAAATGATGTTTGAAGGAATGGACTGGGCTTTGAGGCAAGGATTTAGAATTTGTCTGGCTTCTCCTAGAGTTGATGTTTGCTTAGAACTTCATCCTCGCTTGCAAGAAGTTTTTCCTGCCCAGAATGTTATTTGTTTATATGGAGATTCGAACGACAATTATCAAGGAGAGCAATTTGTAATCGCTACGACGCATCAGCTCATTCGTTTTTATGAAACATTCCAAGTTATTTTTATTGATGAAGTGGATGCTTTTCCTTATGCGAAAGATCCATTTTTAGAATACGCTGTTAGGAAAGCTAGAACAAAAGAAGGCTCTACAATAATAATTACTGCCACGCCAGAAAAGAAGTGGCAAGAAGAATGCGAAGCCGGAAAACGCAATTTCGTGAAAATCCCCGGACGTTATCATAGGAAGAAACTACCTGTACCGAGAACTTGTTGGATTGGTCCGTGGAAAAAGAATTTAGCGAAAGGGGAAATCTCGCCCAAGCTAATTAACTGGATTAAAAATGTAGAAATGAAAAATCAGCCTGCTTTAATCTTCTTTCCAGAAATCGAGGCAATGAATCAATTTGCGGAGGCCCTTGAAGCAAACGGTTTTATTAGACCTGTGACAGTTCATTCGGCAGATGAGCTCCGTAAAGAGAAAGTAGAATGGCTGCGCGAAGGAAAGATTAAGTTGCTTCTAACAACAACCATTTTAGAAAGAGGCGTTACTTTTACTGATGTCCAAGTAGCTGTATTTGGCAGTGAAGGACGAATTTTTACAGAAGCAGCATTAGTTCAAATCTCAGGAAGAGCGGGGCGGAAAATCTCGCATCCAACAGGTGATGTTTGTTTTTTTCATTATGGTCAAACGATGGAAATGAAGCGAGCCATTGCTCATATTAAAAAAATGAACCAACTAGGAGTGCTGGAAGGGATGCTAGATGAATAA